A single genomic interval of Aureliella helgolandensis harbors:
- a CDS encoding transposase, whose translation MRTTDFALARLSFTHRCRTIRSTRGDIAALFRRRWQAELHLRSLKTVMQMEHLRCKKPHRVRNEIRTHMLAYNLIRGVMSEAAVEGDVQWHISSSQH comes from the coding sequence TTGAGAACAACGGATTTCGCACTCGCGAGATTATCGTTCACACATCGCTGTCGGACGATACGGAGTACACGAGGAGACATCGCGGCCCTGTTCCGTAGAAGGTGGCAAGCAGAACTTCATTTACGGAGCTTGAAAACGGTCATGCAGATGGAACACTTGCGCTGTAAAAAGCCGCATCGAGTGCGGAACGAAATTCGGACGCACATGTTGGCTTACAATTTGATTCGCGGGGTGATGTCTGAAGCGGCCGTCGAAGGCGACGTTCAATGGCATATCAGTTCAAGTCAACACTGA
- a CDS encoding aldehyde dehydrogenase family protein, which translates to MLELKSGAQVDDCEHFGPLLTLQTAHDFEEAIALANQTQFGLSAGFVGDRVEDFHYFLHRIRAGVVNWNRQTTGASGKLPFGGVGGSGNHRPSGYFAADYCSYPMASLESHTLNETGQAVPGLERL; encoded by the coding sequence TTGCTGGAATTGAAATCGGGAGCGCAAGTTGACGACTGTGAGCATTTTGGTCCGTTGCTCACCTTGCAAACAGCTCACGACTTTGAAGAAGCTATTGCTCTGGCGAACCAAACGCAATTCGGCTTGTCGGCCGGGTTTGTGGGCGACCGCGTGGAGGATTTCCACTACTTCCTTCATCGCATTCGGGCTGGCGTTGTCAATTGGAATCGGCAGACCACGGGAGCCAGTGGCAAGCTTCCATTTGGTGGCGTTGGCGGAAGTGGCAATCATCGTCCCAGTGGGTATTTTGCTGCCGATTACTGCTCCTACCCCATGGCATCCTTGGAGAGTCACACCTTAAACGAAACCGGCCAAGCCGTGCCGGGCCTCGAACGACTCTAG
- a CDS encoding aldehyde dehydrogenase family protein yields the protein MPWWFTGASDLRGAAITTIQSAYITSGQRCTCARRLIVVGESLSAQLSEQLRELIPKIAVGLPMEEPQPFMGTLINERAAEQMLNAQAVLLERGAEPVVPMQRRESCNALVTLVCWN from the coding sequence ATCCCTTGGTGGTTCACGGGGGCCAGCGATCTGCGCGGCGCTGCGATCACTACCATTCAATCGGCCTACATCACCTCAGGGCAACGCTGTACGTGCGCACGGCGATTGATCGTCGTTGGAGAATCCTTGAGCGCTCAACTGAGCGAACAACTGCGAGAATTGATTCCCAAAATAGCGGTTGGTTTACCGATGGAAGAACCTCAACCCTTTATGGGAACCCTCATTAACGAGCGGGCGGCTGAGCAGATGCTGAATGCCCAAGCGGTACTCCTAGAGCGAGGGGCTGAGCCTGTGGTACCAATGCAACGCCGCGAATCCTGCAATGCCCTGGTGACCCTGGTTTGCTGGAATTGA
- a CDS encoding arginine N-succinyltransferase, which translates to MVLPKLVAYFYCRNIAGRGGAALLSLARFAFMAAHPNRFADSVIAEMRGVMTDAGDCPFWDAIGKHFFAIDFPQADSLSTINKRFIEDLMPRYPIYTSPARGGSKGHGGSASTNTPRTGHAGSRGFEKIDLIDIFDGGPVVRCRRDEISAVRRTQVQLVEQIAAQVTGTASIVASATTGFCAALSDIAHTDNGGVIVSESTAAALELNVGQEIRAMALLSN; encoded by the coding sequence ATGGTCCTACCGAAATTGGTAGCCTATTTTTATTGCCGGAATATCGCGGGCAGGGGAGGGGCCGCCCTCCTGAGCTTGGCTCGCTTCGCGTTTATGGCCGCGCACCCCAATCGCTTTGCAGACTCGGTGATTGCCGAGATGCGAGGCGTGATGACCGACGCCGGGGATTGCCCCTTCTGGGATGCGATTGGCAAGCATTTTTTCGCCATTGATTTTCCGCAGGCAGATAGTCTTTCGACGATCAACAAACGCTTTATCGAAGACTTGATGCCGCGCTATCCGATCTACACGAGCCCTGCCCGAGGCGGCTCGAAAGGTCATGGGGGCAGTGCATCCACAAACACGCCCCGCACTGGCCATGCTGGAAGCCGAGGGTTTGAGAAGATTGACCTAATCGATATCTTCGATGGAGGTCCCGTGGTGCGTTGCCGCCGCGATGAAATTTCTGCTGTCCGTCGAACGCAAGTACAATTGGTAGAGCAGATTGCGGCGCAGGTTACCGGAACGGCAAGTATTGTCGCATCAGCAACGACGGGATTTTGTGCTGCGTTATCCGACATCGCTCACACGGATAACGGCGGAGTGATCGTGAGTGAGTCCACCGCAGCCGCATTGGAGCTCAATGTGGGGCAGGAGATTCGCGCGATGGCTCTTTTATCCAACTGA
- a CDS encoding aminotransferase class III-fold pyridoxal phosphate-dependent enzyme, with amino-acid sequence MPDSKQLLADQLRDDPRVKQAEELLLAALADIQAKVAGPRSATTELETTYQSQLDRLAEARGGKPYFRYLASGVGRGPWVELADGSIKLDFISGIGVHGLGHSHPRLLQAGLMAALEDTVMQGNLQQHRPSLEICERLLELAGQQGAALQHCLLSTSGAMANENALKIAFHNRAPADRVIALDNCFAGRTIAMAQLTDRPQYRTGLPTALAVDYIPSSDPDHSLASQERSLAALDKHLKRHPGKYAALWLELVAGEGGYYPGSTEYFTKLIERAKQDNVLIIFDEVQTFGRLSQPFAFQHFELDALADLVTIGKITQLCATLYRDELQPKGPLLSRRLRQPAVPSQRPW; translated from the coding sequence ATGCCTGATTCGAAACAACTCCTGGCAGATCAATTGCGCGATGATCCTCGGGTGAAACAAGCCGAGGAGTTATTGTTAGCGGCGCTAGCAGACATTCAAGCCAAGGTTGCGGGGCCGCGCTCCGCCACAACTGAACTTGAAACCACTTACCAATCTCAGCTCGATCGTTTGGCGGAAGCACGTGGCGGAAAGCCCTACTTTCGCTATCTAGCGAGTGGAGTGGGGCGAGGGCCGTGGGTTGAACTGGCCGACGGCAGTATCAAGCTTGATTTCATCTCGGGGATTGGCGTGCATGGTTTGGGGCACAGCCACCCGCGTCTACTGCAGGCGGGGCTGATGGCTGCCTTGGAAGATACGGTCATGCAAGGAAACCTGCAGCAACATCGACCCTCTCTCGAAATCTGCGAACGGTTGCTCGAACTTGCAGGGCAGCAGGGAGCCGCGTTGCAGCACTGCCTGCTTTCGACCAGTGGGGCGATGGCCAATGAGAATGCGCTCAAAATTGCATTCCACAATCGCGCACCCGCAGACCGAGTGATTGCGCTGGACAATTGCTTTGCTGGTCGAACGATCGCTATGGCGCAGCTCACTGATCGACCGCAATACCGCACCGGATTGCCTACCGCTCTGGCCGTGGACTATATCCCCTCCAGTGATCCCGATCATTCCCTTGCATCTCAGGAACGTTCCCTGGCAGCCCTAGACAAGCACTTGAAACGTCACCCAGGGAAGTATGCGGCGCTGTGGTTGGAGTTGGTCGCTGGCGAAGGTGGATACTATCCTGGATCGACCGAGTACTTCACCAAGTTGATTGAGCGAGCTAAGCAAGACAATGTGTTGATCATCTTTGACGAGGTTCAAACCTTCGGCCGCCTGAGCCAGCCCTTTGCCTTTCAGCACTTTGAATTGGATGCCCTGGCCGATCTCGTCACGATCGGGAAAATTACGCAGTTGTGTGCGACGCTCTATCGCGACGAGCTCCAGCCCAAGGGGCCGCTGTTGAGCAGACGTTTACGGCAGCCAGCAGTTCCATCGCAGCGGCCTTGGTAG
- a CDS encoding hydrolase → MNAAHHWLDAQQEAMRSDLVELANQNSGSNNLAGLEQVAQWLEAWMDFPDATARRIALPPRCEIDDLGQEIELQTGPALRWDCRPQAARRLLLAIHYDTVFPAGHPFQRCRILDSDRLQGPGVADAKGGIVVIRNALRAVEQFGLAPDCGWTVLLNPDEELGSPHSSSLLARLASEFDVGFLFEPALPTGEMVAQRKGSGNFTVVIGGRSAHAGRSFEEGRSAVAKLCEFLYGLHGLNGQRPGLTLNVAWIGGGGPLNVVPDRAVGRWNVRLSDQESIAWFESELQNRVAAVEQTEGFTCHVSGNITSPPKLRTPAIEALMEAIGQESLQLGLEEVQWVSTGGVCDGNKLAAAGLPNVDTLGPIGGGLHSKEEWVETSSLVDKSKLLVNLLQRFSAGQLL, encoded by the coding sequence ATGAACGCAGCTCACCATTGGCTCGATGCCCAACAAGAGGCGATGCGATCTGATCTCGTTGAGCTGGCGAATCAGAATTCTGGTTCGAACAATTTGGCAGGGCTCGAGCAGGTCGCCCAGTGGTTGGAGGCGTGGATGGATTTCCCCGATGCGACCGCGCGTCGCATCGCCCTACCACCGCGTTGCGAAATCGACGATTTGGGGCAGGAGATTGAACTGCAGACCGGTCCGGCATTGCGCTGGGATTGTAGGCCGCAAGCGGCGCGGCGCCTGCTATTGGCTATCCACTACGATACCGTTTTTCCAGCCGGGCATCCCTTTCAGCGCTGCCGCATACTGGACTCCGATCGCCTGCAGGGGCCGGGAGTGGCAGATGCCAAGGGGGGAATCGTCGTTATCCGCAACGCGTTGCGAGCCGTAGAGCAATTTGGACTCGCTCCCGACTGTGGGTGGACGGTATTGCTCAATCCCGATGAAGAGCTTGGTTCGCCACATTCCAGTTCCTTGTTGGCGCGATTGGCCTCGGAATTCGACGTCGGGTTTTTGTTTGAGCCTGCTTTACCGACGGGCGAGATGGTTGCGCAGCGCAAGGGTTCGGGAAATTTTACGGTGGTGATCGGTGGGCGTTCAGCGCACGCTGGTCGGAGTTTTGAAGAGGGCCGCAGCGCAGTAGCCAAGCTGTGCGAGTTTCTGTACGGATTGCATGGGCTGAACGGTCAACGACCGGGGCTGACCCTGAATGTGGCTTGGATCGGTGGGGGAGGCCCGTTGAACGTTGTGCCGGATCGCGCGGTGGGCCGCTGGAATGTGCGTTTGTCCGATCAGGAAAGCATTGCTTGGTTCGAATCCGAGTTGCAGAATCGCGTGGCAGCGGTAGAACAAACCGAGGGGTTTACTTGTCATGTCAGCGGGAACATCACTTCGCCGCCCAAGTTGAGAACACCCGCCATCGAGGCGCTCATGGAGGCCATTGGCCAAGAGTCGCTCCAGCTGGGATTGGAGGAAGTGCAGTGGGTATCCACGGGCGGAGTTTGTGATGGGAACAAATTGGCCGCCGCCGGCCTGCCGAACGTCGATACGCTAGGCCCCATTGGTGGTGGATTGCATAGCAAGGAAGAGTGGGTAGAGACCTCGTCGTTAGTCGATAAATCTAAACTTTTAGTAAATCTATTGCAGCGATTTTCAGCTGGACAATTGTTGTAG
- a CDS encoding aldose epimerase family protein gives MAVARTSFGSTPDGTAVELFTLTNSRGNIIKLTNYGAILVSVEVPDRCGQLQNVNLGYSTLAGYLERHPYLGSTVGRFCNRIASGRFSLDGQEYSLAVNNGPNHLHGGLEGFDRMVWGAEVIEASDRSSVRLTHVSTDGDEGYPGTLTVTVEYTWSDADELSFAFRATTDRSTVLNLTNHSYWNLAGAGTGDVLAHVLQLNCEKYLDVDETLIPTGQILPVAESVLDFRSPRALGERIAQLPDTKGYDHCFVVDGAPGTMRSVGNAVDPASGRMMEVLTTQPGVQLYTGNHLDGVHEPHGGFCLETQHYPDSPNQPHFPTTRLDPGMVFEQTTIHRFSTKSE, from the coding sequence ATGGCAGTAGCACGCACAAGCTTTGGTTCAACTCCTGATGGAACGGCGGTTGAGTTATTTACGCTCACGAATAGCCGTGGAAATATCATTAAGCTCACCAACTATGGTGCCATTCTAGTCTCCGTGGAGGTTCCAGATCGGTGCGGTCAGCTCCAAAATGTCAATCTTGGGTATTCGACCTTAGCGGGCTATCTCGAGCGGCATCCCTACTTGGGATCGACCGTGGGGCGATTTTGCAACCGCATTGCCAGCGGACGTTTTTCGCTGGATGGCCAGGAGTACTCCTTGGCGGTCAACAACGGTCCCAACCACTTGCATGGTGGACTTGAGGGGTTTGACCGGATGGTTTGGGGGGCAGAAGTGATCGAGGCGAGTGATCGGAGTAGCGTGCGCTTGACTCATGTGAGCACCGATGGAGATGAAGGCTACCCAGGCACGCTGACGGTAACGGTGGAATACACTTGGTCCGACGCCGATGAATTGTCATTTGCCTTCCGAGCGACGACCGATCGATCAACCGTCCTCAATCTTACCAATCATTCCTATTGGAATCTGGCGGGCGCTGGCACGGGAGACGTGCTCGCGCATGTCTTGCAATTGAACTGTGAAAAATATCTGGACGTGGATGAGACGTTGATACCGACTGGCCAGATCCTACCGGTGGCCGAAAGCGTGCTAGACTTTCGTAGCCCGCGCGCTCTGGGCGAACGCATTGCTCAATTGCCCGATACGAAAGGCTATGACCACTGCTTTGTAGTCGATGGAGCCCCGGGCACAATGCGCTCGGTAGGAAACGCAGTCGACCCCGCCTCAGGACGCATGATGGAAGTCTTGACCACGCAGCCCGGAGTGCAGTTGTACACTGGGAATCACTTGGACGGCGTGCATGAACCTCACGGTGGTTTCTGCCTGGAGACACAGCACTATCCTGACTCTCCGAACCAACCCCACTTTCCCACAACGCGGCTCGATCCGGGGATGGTGTTCGAACAAACAACCATTCATCGATTTAGCACCAAATCAGAGTAA
- a CDS encoding RNA polymerase sigma factor, whose protein sequence is MTSSTISDPLAAFHDHETWLRTTLHARLGNRDEVDEVMQEVAVAAANQSAKAVPVERVGPWLYQVALRQVMLFRRKAGRRRKLMNNVAEKLAPTEVDVRSKPAVEFLIGEERGEAVRAAMARIDERDRQLLLLKYVEGLSYGEIANRIGVTASAVQSRLHRARATLRQQLRSDESWA, encoded by the coding sequence ATGACATCTTCGACGATCAGCGACCCGCTTGCCGCTTTCCATGACCACGAAACGTGGTTGAGGACGACGTTGCATGCGCGGTTGGGGAATCGTGACGAGGTCGATGAGGTGATGCAAGAGGTCGCGGTAGCGGCGGCCAATCAGTCCGCCAAGGCTGTCCCCGTTGAACGGGTCGGACCGTGGTTGTATCAGGTTGCCCTTCGGCAGGTCATGCTCTTTCGACGCAAGGCGGGCCGTAGACGAAAACTGATGAACAACGTCGCCGAGAAATTGGCGCCAACCGAAGTCGATGTGCGTTCCAAGCCAGCGGTAGAGTTCCTGATCGGCGAAGAGCGGGGAGAAGCAGTTCGCGCCGCCATGGCGCGAATCGACGAACGCGATAGGCAACTCCTACTCTTGAAATACGTGGAGGGACTGTCCTACGGAGAGATCGCCAATCGAATCGGCGTCACGGCCAGTGCGGTTCAATCTCGACTGCACCGCGCCCGAGCAACGTTACGACAACAATTGAGAAGTGATGAATCATGGGCCTGA
- a CDS encoding PDZ domain-containing protein — MIGSILQCRLFGPTCIAALTSVFAFPMPANADEPTVESAPAVAAAPEHRDGPEDPSLARPGVWLGIQLKEVTGDLAKHLDRSDGVFVEWIVPESPAAQAQLAIGDVLLAVDDQPLDSPSMLLEIMAQQSVAEPQALAFRLLRRGHELTIRVTPAPRPRINDSANQTIESTLSELLEQNGAPAEIRERKEFLKSLRNQGVRVLRFGNPSMVLGDADQSPNEETKTRFEQEVEGGKVVVTIDADAGPPAQITVQQADNVQTLEATDDAIAKLPKELQDCVQTVLKEFATHREARGAMQQMLERRIAIIGDDGQPFALPEGLQMDLLKADLRAHAKQRLEQLKSPHDAPIAPPTEQTEEFQAEIARLKALVEELKAEIGELRNTPQQK; from the coding sequence ATGATTGGCTCAATACTTCAGTGTCGGCTGTTCGGCCCAACCTGCATCGCCGCACTAACCTCCGTCTTCGCCTTTCCGATGCCGGCCAACGCAGACGAGCCAACCGTGGAATCGGCGCCAGCAGTAGCCGCTGCACCAGAGCACCGTGATGGACCAGAGGATCCAAGTTTGGCGCGCCCCGGAGTATGGTTGGGGATTCAGCTCAAGGAGGTCACGGGTGATCTAGCCAAACACCTTGACCGAAGCGATGGTGTTTTTGTCGAATGGATCGTTCCAGAGAGTCCAGCCGCACAAGCGCAATTGGCCATCGGGGACGTGTTGCTGGCCGTCGATGATCAGCCTCTCGATTCTCCTTCCATGCTGTTGGAAATCATGGCGCAGCAATCGGTCGCCGAACCTCAAGCATTGGCCTTCCGACTCCTGCGTCGCGGCCACGAGCTAACGATTCGCGTTACCCCCGCTCCACGCCCTAGGATCAATGATTCAGCCAATCAGACCATTGAATCCACGCTTTCCGAGCTGCTCGAACAGAATGGTGCACCTGCAGAAATCCGGGAGAGAAAGGAGTTCCTCAAGAGCCTGCGAAACCAGGGCGTGCGAGTCCTGCGTTTCGGCAATCCCTCAATGGTCTTGGGCGACGCTGACCAGTCGCCCAACGAAGAAACTAAGACTCGTTTCGAACAAGAAGTCGAGGGTGGCAAGGTTGTGGTGACGATTGATGCAGACGCCGGTCCACCAGCGCAGATCACGGTTCAACAAGCAGACAACGTCCAAACTCTGGAAGCTACGGACGACGCCATCGCCAAACTTCCTAAGGAATTGCAGGACTGCGTCCAGACCGTCCTGAAGGAATTTGCCACCCACAGGGAGGCAAGGGGTGCCATGCAGCAGATGCTCGAACGTCGCATTGCGATTATCGGAGACGATGGACAGCCCTTCGCCCTGCCTGAGGGGTTGCAGATGGATTTGCTAAAAGCAGACCTACGCGCTCATGCTAAGCAACGACTGGAGCAATTGAAGAGCCCGCACGACGCCCCGATCGCCCCTCCAACGGAACAGACCGAGGAATTTCAAGCGGAGATCGCTCGGCTTAAGGCTTTGGTTGAGGAACTCAAGGCGGAAATTGGTGAGTTGCGGAACACACCCCAGCAGAAGTGA
- a CDS encoding YihY/virulence factor BrkB family protein has protein sequence MSRRPDLLSVASLLSSGKHYSKVVGRSAFLAARRWQMDDASSMAAAVAYYLALSIFPLWMVLTAGIGFALKFTRLGKDAEGQIFAVIAEHCSPSLEAQIRGLFLQLENDSMVGGPIGLLTAILAAIGVFYQFERAFDKIWRIPNPSANGLLSGIVRVLTQRLVAFTMLAGVGLTIITILASNVALGAFQQWMLSLKIPGASLITVFEAAATMILNAIAFGMLYRWLPKRPVLWRDAFRSGALVAAIWEVGRQFLSAFLIRASYTTTYGAVGSFIALLLWFYWGVNILLFGAEYVQVLSRRHAQPLKMFRPEGYEEHNRKPIAIPRRTQHQTQRQTQRRAS, from the coding sequence ATGTCCCGACGCCCCGACCTACTGTCAGTCGCATCACTGCTAAGTTCTGGCAAACACTACTCGAAGGTCGTGGGCCGCTCGGCTTTCCTGGCTGCTCGCCGCTGGCAAATGGATGACGCCAGTTCCATGGCTGCCGCTGTCGCCTATTACTTGGCCCTATCGATCTTCCCACTGTGGATGGTGTTAACGGCCGGGATTGGGTTCGCCCTGAAATTTACGAGGCTGGGAAAGGATGCAGAAGGCCAGATTTTTGCGGTCATCGCCGAGCACTGCTCCCCGTCACTCGAAGCACAGATCCGTGGATTGTTCCTACAACTGGAGAATGACTCCATGGTGGGCGGTCCGATTGGGCTGCTGACTGCAATTCTGGCCGCTATCGGAGTCTTCTACCAGTTTGAACGCGCGTTTGACAAGATTTGGCGGATTCCCAACCCTTCGGCCAACGGCCTGCTGAGTGGCATTGTCCGTGTGCTCACCCAACGCTTGGTCGCGTTTACCATGTTGGCTGGCGTCGGCCTGACGATCATCACCATTCTGGCGTCCAATGTCGCTCTGGGTGCTTTTCAGCAATGGATGCTCTCCCTAAAGATACCGGGAGCATCGCTGATCACTGTGTTTGAGGCGGCCGCCACTATGATCCTGAATGCTATCGCATTTGGCATGCTCTATCGCTGGCTCCCCAAACGCCCCGTGTTATGGCGCGATGCGTTTCGCAGTGGCGCATTAGTGGCGGCCATCTGGGAAGTCGGCCGACAATTCCTAAGCGCCTTCCTCATCCGCGCTTCCTACACCACGACCTACGGTGCCGTCGGCTCCTTCATTGCCCTGCTGCTTTGGTTCTACTGGGGAGTCAACATCTTGTTGTTTGGCGCCGAGTACGTGCAAGTGCTTTCCCGACGCCATGCCCAGCCCTTGAAGATGTTTCGCCCAGAGGGCTACGAGGAACACAACCGTAAGCCGATCGCGATACCACGCCGAACACAGCACCAAACACAGCGCCAAACACAGCGCCGTGCATCTTAG
- a CDS encoding type II secretion system F family protein, with product MSSQQPSTSARDFLPESKPLSLAQQLAVSQQIAQLVRAKRPIVNELPRMAANSSSEIRQAAKIVDERIAAGATLDSALAGDESRNSRSLSACITAGELGQGMDRLLESWSSLHLANQRSTLALRNAMLYPTLLIVVTLVSVGSVVWRIIPEYQSTYAQFDQQLPSWLQLIAVVREHVAWLLLGMLLCSFLPLWVWYRRRQQYDQEGLPREPVRRMRMQSLAAEVARSLLAAGRPLSEVACLSSRATGGNTEVALNAFKQLQQQQQLPLLSSETNIVLASLRVGVVESSEAIGHLAVVAEYLRDEAYLKSLQQARWVPMLVALVVGGLVLSTYVFLIYLPWVLLLIRIVAPQEYQL from the coding sequence GTGAGTAGCCAACAACCGAGTACCAGCGCTAGGGATTTCCTCCCAGAATCTAAGCCGCTTTCGTTAGCTCAGCAGTTGGCGGTTTCTCAGCAGATAGCACAGCTCGTGCGCGCGAAGCGTCCGATCGTCAACGAACTGCCACGCATGGCCGCCAACAGCTCAAGTGAGATTCGGCAGGCAGCCAAGATCGTCGATGAACGCATCGCGGCCGGTGCAACGCTCGACAGCGCGCTGGCTGGCGACGAGTCACGCAATTCGAGAAGTCTATCCGCTTGCATCACCGCTGGGGAGCTGGGGCAGGGCATGGATCGACTCTTGGAGTCTTGGAGTAGTCTGCATCTTGCCAATCAGCGATCTACCCTAGCACTTCGCAACGCCATGCTTTATCCGACACTCTTAATCGTGGTAACGTTGGTCTCAGTCGGGAGCGTCGTTTGGCGGATCATTCCCGAGTATCAGTCCACCTATGCGCAGTTTGATCAGCAACTCCCCAGTTGGCTACAGCTGATTGCTGTGGTTCGCGAGCATGTTGCTTGGCTATTGCTAGGCATGTTGCTGTGCAGTTTTCTACCACTGTGGGTTTGGTATCGGCGTCGGCAGCAGTATGACCAAGAGGGGTTGCCTCGCGAGCCAGTCAGGCGAATGCGCATGCAGAGTTTGGCAGCGGAGGTGGCTAGAAGCTTATTAGCTGCGGGGCGACCACTGTCGGAGGTTGCTTGCTTGAGTTCACGAGCGACTGGCGGAAATACTGAGGTGGCATTAAACGCATTCAAGCAATTGCAGCAGCAGCAACAACTTCCACTCCTCTCGAGCGAGACCAATATCGTGCTAGCTTCACTGCGGGTGGGAGTGGTGGAGAGCAGTGAGGCGATCGGGCACTTGGCAGTGGTGGCGGAGTACTTGCGGGATGAGGCTTACCTAAAATCGTTGCAGCAGGCGCGATGGGTACCGATGCTGGTTGCCCTGGTCGTTGGCGGACTAGTCCTCAGCACTTATGTGTTTCTCATCTACCTACCGTGGGTCCTACTACTGATCCGCATCGTCGCCCCACAGGAGTACCAACTTTGA
- a CDS encoding GspE/PulE family protein, translating to MTLRDLNPQVESYATQVVERVIAAAQSAGASDIHFETLPGLVQIRLRISGRLVEYGDCPDGHTTKILARIKALARLITYRSDIPQEGRFVLAHPPLEARVGTLPTLHGERAVIRLVNRTAENWLPAQLGLPSEIESRLVSSLARPSGVILVAGPAGAGKTTTAYSGLRYLQQHARYPRSLVTLEDPIESEVAGVSQSQINPSTGYDWADGLKALLRQDPEVMLVGEIRDPATAAVVFQAAMTGQLVITTMHARTAADALRRLLDMQVSPHHLRSVLELLVCQRLISRTCPCRRAGGSPENLAEKTPETCVVCHGSGYHGRSLLVEMLPTIDGELAKALVQDADTSTIEKLGQEQGMRTLAERGAECISRGEVESLELARHLG from the coding sequence ATGACGCTGCGCGATCTGAATCCCCAAGTCGAGAGCTACGCCACTCAAGTCGTCGAACGGGTGATTGCTGCCGCTCAGTCCGCTGGGGCCAGTGACATTCATTTTGAAACTCTGCCCGGCCTCGTGCAGATCCGATTGCGCATCTCAGGTCGATTGGTTGAATATGGAGATTGCCCCGATGGTCATACGACCAAAATTTTGGCAAGAATCAAGGCGCTGGCGCGGTTGATCACCTATCGAAGTGACATTCCACAGGAGGGCCGGTTCGTGCTCGCCCACCCCCCGTTGGAAGCTCGCGTGGGAACTCTGCCGACGCTGCATGGTGAACGGGCGGTGATTCGTTTGGTCAATCGCACGGCGGAAAATTGGCTGCCTGCGCAGCTGGGTTTGCCCTCCGAAATTGAATCGCGTTTGGTGTCGTCACTTGCCCGTCCCAGCGGAGTCATTTTAGTAGCTGGCCCGGCTGGTGCCGGCAAGACCACGACGGCCTACTCTGGACTGAGATATCTGCAGCAGCATGCTCGCTACCCCAGAAGTCTCGTGACGCTCGAAGACCCCATCGAATCGGAAGTTGCTGGTGTCTCGCAGTCGCAAATCAATCCGTCGACGGGTTACGATTGGGCGGATGGTTTAAAGGCGCTGCTACGGCAAGACCCCGAAGTAATGTTGGTGGGGGAAATTCGCGATCCCGCCACTGCGGCAGTCGTTTTTCAAGCCGCCATGACCGGGCAATTGGTAATCACTACCATGCATGCCAGGACCGCTGCGGATGCACTCCGCCGGTTACTTGATATGCAGGTTTCACCGCACCATTTACGCAGCGTGCTAGAGTTGCTGGTTTGCCAGCGGTTGATTAGCCGCACTTGTCCCTGCCGTCGCGCGGGCGGCAGCCCGGAGAACCTAGCCGAGAAGACGCCTGAAACCTGTGTGGTCTGTCACGGATCTGGCTATCATGGACGGAGCCTGTTGGTGGAGATGCTGCCCACAATCGATGGGGAGCTTGCTAAGGCCCTGGTGCAGGACGCCGATACCTCCACGATTGAAAAACTCGGTCAGGAACAAGGCATGCGGACCCTCGCCGAACGTGGCGCGGAATGCATTTCCCGCGGTGAAGTTGAGTCACTTGAGCTTGCGAGGCATCTGGGGTGA
- a CDS encoding HD domain-containing protein, which produces MEMEYAGIDEALALVAKHFRGMTDKDGEPYVMHCLRVMMGCRESDAQLVGLMHDLVEDTSVTLADLRSQGFTDEVVAAVDLVTHKSGDSYAEYVVSIKSNPLAREAKLSDLRDNFSINRVLYREPVRERDLLRMQRYVLSYQYLSDRLDETSYRRNMARVEDVSAS; this is translated from the coding sequence ATGGAAATGGAATACGCAGGTATTGACGAGGCGTTGGCGCTGGTCGCCAAACATTTTCGAGGGATGACCGACAAGGATGGGGAGCCCTACGTCATGCACTGCTTGCGGGTCATGATGGGATGCCGCGAATCCGATGCACAATTGGTTGGCTTGATGCATGACTTGGTGGAGGATACCTCTGTGACGCTCGCGGATCTCAGGAGCCAAGGGTTCACCGACGAGGTGGTGGCAGCCGTCGACTTGGTAACCCACAAGTCTGGCGATAGCTACGCAGAGTATGTCGTGAGCATCAAATCCAATCCGCTTGCCCGGGAAGCAAAGCTTTCGGATTTGCGAGACAATTTCTCGATCAACCGAGTGTTATACCGCGAGCCAGTTCGAGAACGCGACTTGCTGCGCATGCAGCGCTACGTCTTAAGTTACCAGTACCTCAGCGATCGGCTCGACGAGACCAGCTACCGTCGAAACATGGCCCGTGTCGAGGACGTCTCGGCCTCATGA